One Chryseobacterium sp. StRB126 genomic region harbors:
- a CDS encoding 3-hydroxyacyl-ACP dehydratase, protein MQTILTDFYTLTSYEKTENGSFIAQIHLNKNHDIFKGHFPGNPVTPGVCMMQIIKELTEELTGSKLFLKTASNVKFMAIINPFETPDLKLQLDITEDGEDVKVKNVTSFGETIALKLSVSYKKLMS, encoded by the coding sequence ATGCAGACCATTCTTACAGATTTTTACACCCTTACTTCATACGAAAAGACCGAGAACGGAAGTTTTATTGCTCAAATCCATTTAAATAAGAACCACGACATTTTCAAGGGGCATTTCCCAGGAAACCCTGTAACTCCAGGAGTTTGTATGATGCAGATTATTAAAGAACTGACTGAAGAGTTGACAGGTTCAAAATTATTTTTAAAAACGGCCTCAAATGTAAAATTCATGGCTATTATCAATCCTTTTGAAACTCCTGATCTTAAACTTCAACTGGATATTACAGAGGATGGAGAAGATGTTAAAGTAAAAAACGTAACCTCTTTTGGCGAGACTATTGCATTGAAATTGTCTGTAAGCTATAAAAAATTAATGTCATGA
- a CDS encoding polysaccharide deacetylase family protein gives MRHYSFILFYLFCNVFIYAFQGSIWVYIACFLAFSAVVVWGSFAIELGYFVNSITHKRTKIKEVALTFDDGPTEFTPKFLDLLKEHEIKATFFCIGKQIEKYPETFQRIIAEGHTIGNHTLSHSNSTGFLSTSKMIAEIENCDTIMKDIGNIQTNLYRPPFGVTNPSIAKAIQRTHKTSIGWNVRSLDTIIDDEKKIYQRVTKSLRKGSIILLHDTSEKTYRVLADLLVFLADKKYSTFTVDSITNSRKND, from the coding sequence ATGAGACATTATTCATTCATCCTGTTTTATCTCTTCTGTAACGTTTTTATCTATGCGTTTCAGGGAAGCATTTGGGTGTATATTGCATGTTTCCTTGCTTTTTCAGCAGTAGTGGTTTGGGGATCATTTGCTATTGAGCTGGGATATTTCGTCAACAGTATTACTCATAAAAGAACGAAAATCAAGGAAGTGGCTCTTACTTTTGATGATGGCCCTACTGAATTCACCCCGAAATTTTTAGACTTGCTTAAAGAACACGAGATTAAGGCAACTTTTTTCTGTATCGGAAAACAGATTGAAAAATATCCTGAAACCTTCCAAAGGATTATTGCAGAAGGCCATACCATCGGGAATCATACCTTATCACATTCCAATTCAACAGGTTTTTTATCGACTTCAAAAATGATTGCAGAAATTGAAAACTGTGATACAATCATGAAGGATATTGGGAATATACAAACCAATTTATACAGACCCCCATTCGGAGTAACCAATCCGAGTATTGCTAAAGCAATCCAAAGGACTCATAAAACCAGCATCGGATGGAATGTTCGTTCTCTGGACACCATTATTGATGATGAAAAGAAAATCTATCAAAGAGTAACTAAAAGTTTAAGAAAAGGAAGCATTATTCTCCTTCACGATACTTCAGAAAAAACGTATCGTGTACTGGCTGATTTATTAGTATTTTTGGCAGATAAAAAGTATTCAACTTTTACGGTTGATTCCATTACAAATTCAAGAAAAAATGATTAA
- a CDS encoding LolA family protein, giving the protein MIKNIAFGAFLLVSGFFFAQNTAMAGAEAKAFVSKVTADTKEIKTLQSDFTQTKKMDFLDKSIVTYGKMSLQTPNMLSWKYTKPYQYSIVFKSNKIYINDQGKKSSVDAKSKTFEKINKLIVGSSNGTMFNDPEFTVTYFKNGNYNVAKFVPKTSQLLKYIKQIELFFPKTQSTVSQVNMTEASGDTTNIVFKNTKINASIPASEFTL; this is encoded by the coding sequence ATGATTAAAAATATTGCTTTCGGAGCATTTTTACTGGTATCCGGTTTCTTTTTTGCTCAAAATACAGCCATGGCCGGAGCAGAAGCTAAAGCATTTGTATCCAAGGTTACTGCAGACACTAAGGAAATCAAAACTTTACAGAGTGATTTTACCCAGACCAAAAAAATGGATTTTCTGGATAAAAGCATTGTTACTTATGGAAAAATGTCTTTGCAGACTCCTAATATGCTAAGCTGGAAATACACCAAACCTTATCAGTACAGTATTGTTTTTAAAAGCAACAAGATCTACATCAATGACCAGGGGAAAAAATCGTCTGTAGATGCCAAAAGCAAAACTTTCGAAAAGATCAATAAACTGATTGTCGGAAGCTCAAACGGAACAATGTTCAATGATCCTGAGTTTACAGTAACTTATTTCAAAAACGGAAATTACAATGTGGCGAAATTTGTTCCAAAGACTTCACAGCTTTTAAAATACATTAAGCAAATTGAACTGTTCTTCCCTAAAACCCAGTCTACGGTTTCTCAGGTGAATATGACCGAAGCTTCGGGAGATACAACTAATATTGTTTTCAAAAATACAAAGATCAATGCTTCCATTCCTGCGTCAGAATTTACTTTATAG